The Macrococcus sp. 19Msa1099 DNA window TAAAAGCTGAAGAACTGAATGATGAAATACAGAAATATAATAAATCTTTTAAAAAGTTGGTTGAAAGAAAAAAAGTTAAGGCGATGATGAAAGGCTACGTTAGAAAATTAGAAATCACGTACAATAAGCAACGAGACGATTTCAATCCACATTTTCATGTACTGATTGCTGTAAATAAATCGTATTTTACAGATAAAAATTATTATATTTCACAAAAAGAATGGCTTGAAATGTGGCGAGATGTCACTGGAATGCCAGAGATTACACAAGTCCATGTTCAAAAAATTAAGCAGAATAACAACAAAGAATTATACGAAATGGCGAAGTATTCGGGTAAAGATAGCGATTATCTTATCAATCAAAAAATATTTGATGCGTATTATAAATCTTTAAAAGGTAAGCAGATTCTAGTATATTCAGGACTTTTCAAAGAGACGAGAAAAAAGCTAAAAAATGGCGAGTTAGATTATCTTAAAGAAATTGATCCAACTGAATATTTGTATCAAATTTATTATATTTGGAATCAGAAAGAGTACCTGGCGAGTGAACTTCACGAATTAACCGAAGAAGAAAAAAGAAAAATTAATCATCAGACAATCAATGAAATCGAAGAAGAAAAATAAAAATTAAGTACTGAAAATAATCAGTACTTATTTTTATTTTTCTTTATTTTGTCAGCTGAAATTCCTACGAGACAGATAAAACAAATTAAAAATATTATTGTTTGCATTTTAACGCTCCTTTTTGTTTTATTTTAACATTTTTAGCCTCTGCGAGAACTATGCGATCAAACTGCAAGTTTGCCCTGTGTAATGCAAATTTTAACACGATTTTATGCCAAATTTTTAATTTGCATGTAACTGGGCAGTAAGTAAAAAAATCAGTATTAACTGATTTTGAAAAGTATATAAAATAAAAATTTTGGTGTATTAGATTTACGTTTATGTATATCTGCCATATATACATAAACGTTATGGTTTTTTTCTGTATGTATACAGTATGTATACATAACGTTATGGTTTTGTTATGTTATTTGAAAAAAAGTGACATCACTTTTTTTATAGGGTAAATAACTCGGCACTGCCGAGTTCACCACGTTTTGGCTCTGCCAAAACATCAAAGTGGTGTCATTACCCCTTATGCTCATGTTCTAAAAATAACTAGAATGCTTTTATTTGCTTCATATTTTGATTTTAAGAGCATGTTTTTAAATAAAGCATTAAAAATACTTTGAGGATTAAAACGATCATTCTACGCTCAAATTTGAGCTGATGAGATAAAAAACGGAAGTAATCTATAAAATTTCGAGGAACTTTTATGCCGAGAAAACTTTTTGAGAAAGAAAAGACCCTTCAAGTACACTTAACGAAGTGGGCCCACCAGGGCGT harbors:
- a CDS encoding protein rep, producing the protein MEKYTEKKKRNQVFQNFIKKFVGEKQMDLIKDCNTFLAFVTDKEQTKKKLYKNNMCKNRFCPMCAWRRARKDALGLSLMMQYIKQEEKKEFIFLTLTTPNVKAEELNDEIQKYNKSFKKLVERKKVKAMMKGYVRKLEITYNKQRDDFNPHFHVLIAVNKSYFTDKNYYISQKEWLEMWRDVTGMPEITQVHVQKIKQNNNKELYEMAKYSGKDSDYLINQKIFDAYYKSLKGKQILVYSGLFKETRKKLKNGELDYLKEIDPTEYLYQIYYIWNQKEYLASELHELTEEEKRKINHQTINEIEEEK